The following proteins are encoded in a genomic region of Herminiimonas arsenicoxydans:
- the hisF gene encoding Imidazole glycerol phosphate synthase subunit HisF (IGP synthase cyclase subunit) (IGP synthase subunit HisF) (ImGP synthase subunit HisF) (IGPS subunit hisF) (Evidence 2a : Function of homologous gene experimentally demonstrated in an other organism; PubMedId : 2664449; Product type e : enzyme) produces MTLAKRIIPCLDVTAGRVVKGVNFLELRDAGDPVEIARRYDDQGADELTFLDITATSDGRDLILDIIEAVASQVFIPLTVGGGVRAVDDVRRLLNAGADKVGINSSAISNPQLVFDASQKYGSQCIVVAIDAKKAADGRWEVFTHGGRKATGLDAIEWAKKMESLGAGEILLTSMDRDGTKVGFDLDLTRSVSDAISIPVIASGGVGGLQDLVDGVKIGRADAVLAASIFHYGQHTVQEAKRFMSEQGIAMRLT; encoded by the coding sequence ATGACTCTGGCAAAACGCATCATCCCTTGTCTCGATGTCACTGCAGGTCGCGTCGTCAAGGGCGTTAATTTTCTTGAATTGCGCGATGCCGGCGATCCGGTGGAAATCGCCAGGCGCTATGACGACCAGGGGGCGGACGAGCTCACGTTCCTGGACATTACCGCGACCTCGGATGGCCGCGATCTGATTCTCGATATTATCGAAGCGGTTGCCTCGCAGGTATTCATTCCCCTGACCGTTGGTGGCGGAGTGCGTGCGGTGGACGATGTGCGCCGCCTGCTGAACGCCGGTGCAGACAAGGTGGGTATCAACAGCTCGGCCATCAGCAATCCGCAACTGGTATTCGATGCGTCGCAAAAATACGGCTCGCAATGCATAGTCGTCGCGATCGATGCGAAGAAGGCGGCGGATGGCCGCTGGGAAGTATTTACGCACGGCGGCCGCAAGGCAACCGGGCTGGATGCCATCGAATGGGCGAAGAAAATGGAAAGCCTGGGCGCCGGTGAAATTTTGCTGACCAGCATGGACAGGGATGGTACCAAGGTCGGTTTTGATCTCGATCTGACGCGCTCGGTGTCGGATGCCATCAGCATTCCGGTGATTGCTTCGGGCGGCGTTGGCGGCCTGCAGGATCTGGTCGATGGCGTGAAAATAGGGCGTGCAGATGCCGTGCTGGCAGCCAGCATCTTTCATTACGGGCAGCACACAGTGCAGGAAGCCAAGCGCTTCATGTCCGAACAAGGTATTGCCATGAGGTTGACATGA
- the hisA gene encoding 1-(5-phosphoribosyl)-5-[(5-phosphoribosylamino)methylideneamino] imidazole-4-carboxamide isomerase (Phosphoribosylformimino-5-aminoimidazole carboxamide ribotide isomerase) (Evidence 2a : Function of homologous gene experimentally demonstrated in an other organism; PubMedId : 2664449; Product type e : enzyme), translated as MLLIPAIDLKDGHCVRLKQGDMDQATVFSEDPADMARHWLEQGARRLHLVDLNGAFAGKPKNEPAVKAILQAVREYAEKNGIEEIPVQLGGGIRDLDTIERYLDDGLSYIIIGTAAVKNPGFLHDACSAFPGQIIVGLDAKDGKVATDGWSKLSGHEVIDLAKKFEDYGCESIIYTDIGRDGMMGGVNIEATVKLAQSMTIPVIASGGVHNIKDVEALCAVQEEGIEGVICGRSIYEGTLDLRSAQDRADELSGVGPETEAEAGE; from the coding sequence ATGCTGCTCATACCTGCCATCGATCTCAAAGACGGTCACTGCGTTCGCCTGAAGCAAGGCGATATGGACCAGGCCACCGTATTTTCCGAAGACCCAGCCGATATGGCGCGTCACTGGTTGGAACAAGGTGCGCGACGCCTGCATCTGGTCGACTTGAACGGCGCTTTCGCCGGCAAGCCGAAGAATGAACCCGCCGTCAAAGCCATCCTGCAAGCAGTGCGTGAATACGCAGAGAAAAATGGTATCGAAGAAATTCCTGTCCAGCTCGGCGGCGGGATACGCGATCTGGATACCATCGAGCGTTATCTCGACGATGGCTTGAGCTACATCATCATCGGTACTGCAGCGGTCAAGAATCCGGGTTTTTTGCACGATGCCTGTAGCGCATTTCCAGGACAGATCATTGTCGGTCTCGATGCCAAGGATGGCAAGGTGGCGACTGACGGCTGGAGCAAGCTGTCCGGCCACGAAGTGATCGATCTGGCGAAGAAATTTGAAGACTACGGTTGCGAATCGATTATTTATACCGACATCGGCCGCGACGGCATGATGGGCGGTGTCAACATCGAGGCGACCGTCAAGCTGGCGCAAAGCATGACGATTCCGGTCATCGCTTCCGGCGGCGTGCACAACATCAAGGATGTCGAAGCCTTGTGCGCCGTGCAGGAAGAAGGTATCGAAGGCGTGATTTGCGGCCGCTCGATTTACGAAGGCACGCTCGATTTGCGTTCGGCGCAGGACCGGGCAGATGAATTGAGCGGCGTTGGTCCGGAAACGGAAGCGGAAGCAGGCGAATGA
- the hisH gene encoding Imidazole glycerol phosphate synthase subunit HisH (IGP synthase glutamine amidotransferase subunit) (IGP synthase subunit HisH) (ImGP synthase subunit HisH) (IGPS subunit HisH) (Evidence 2b : Function of strongly homologous gene; PubMedId : 89094829, 93264432, 94237842, 11551184, 3062174, 8494895; Product type e : enzyme): protein MNKIVVVDYGMGNLRSVAQALRKVAPEADVRISGELADIRAADRLVLPGQGAIPDCMRSLQESGLQDALLDAARNKPLFGVCVGEQLMFDWSEEGDTAGLGLFPGKVVKFRLDNQLQEDGSRFKVPQMGWNRVHQSLSHPLWNGIADDSYFYFVHSYYAVPAQRAHIAGETSYGALFCSAIARDNIFATQFHPEKSAAAGLQLYKNFVHWNP from the coding sequence ATGAACAAAATAGTAGTAGTGGATTACGGCATGGGTAATTTGCGCTCGGTTGCGCAGGCCTTGCGCAAGGTCGCGCCGGAAGCGGATGTACGCATTTCCGGCGAATTGGCTGATATTCGCGCCGCCGACAGGCTGGTACTGCCGGGTCAGGGCGCGATTCCCGATTGCATGCGCTCACTGCAGGAGTCCGGTTTGCAGGATGCGCTGCTTGACGCTGCGCGCAACAAGCCCTTGTTCGGCGTGTGTGTCGGCGAGCAATTGATGTTTGACTGGAGCGAGGAAGGCGATACCGCCGGCCTCGGCTTGTTTCCTGGCAAGGTGGTGAAGTTCCGCCTCGACAATCAATTGCAGGAAGATGGTTCCCGCTTCAAGGTGCCGCAAATGGGCTGGAACCGCGTGCATCAATCCTTGTCTCATCCGCTGTGGAACGGAATTGCCGACGACAGCTACTTTTATTTCGTGCATAGTTACTATGCAGTACCGGCGCAACGCGCGCATATCGCAGGTGAAACATCATATGGCGCGTTGTTTTGCAGCGCGATTGCGCGTGATAATATTTTTGCGACGCAGTTTCATCCGGAAAAAAGCGCCGCAGCCGGTTTGCAGCTGTATAAAAATTTCGTTCACTGGAATCCGTAA
- the hisB gene encoding Imidazoleglycerol-phosphate dehydratase (IGPD) (Evidence 2a : Function of homologous gene experimentally demonstrated in an other organism; PubMedId : 2664449; Product type e : enzyme) codes for MSTSRTAEITRNTNETQIRVAINIDGTGQQKLNTGVPFLDHMLDQIARHGLIDLDIEAKGDLHIDAHHTVEDVGITLGQAFAKAIGDKKGIRRYGHSYVPLDEALSRVVIDFSGRPGLEFHVPFTRSMIGAFDVDLTREFFQGFVNHALVSMHIDNLRGANAHHQCETVFKAFGRALRMAIELDPRSAGTIPSTKGSL; via the coding sequence ATGTCTACGTCACGCACTGCAGAAATCACGCGCAATACCAACGAAACGCAAATCCGCGTCGCGATCAATATTGACGGCACCGGCCAGCAAAAGCTGAATACCGGCGTGCCTTTCCTCGATCACATGCTGGATCAGATTGCACGTCACGGCCTGATCGATCTGGATATCGAAGCCAAGGGCGATTTGCACATCGATGCGCACCACACGGTGGAAGACGTCGGCATCACGCTCGGCCAGGCCTTCGCCAAGGCCATCGGTGACAAAAAGGGCATCCGTCGCTATGGTCATTCCTATGTGCCGCTGGATGAAGCGCTGTCACGTGTGGTCATCGATTTCTCCGGTCGTCCCGGGCTGGAATTCCATGTGCCGTTCACGCGTTCGATGATAGGTGCCTTTGACGTCGATCTGACGCGCGAGTTTTTTCAGGGTTTCGTCAATCACGCGCTGGTGTCTATGCATATCGATAATCTGCGCGGTGCGAATGCCCATCATCAGTGCGAAACCGTATTCAAGGCCTTTGGCCGTGCATTGCGCATGGCCATTGAGCTGGACCCGCGTTCTGCTGGCACCATCCCGTCGACCAAGGGCAGCCTGTAA
- a CDS encoding Putative DNA methylase (Evidence 3 : Function proposed based on presence of conserved amino acid motif, structural feature or limited homology; Product type pe : putative enzyme): MSDWRNRVFCEDALAGLARIPDAAVDLIIADPPYGLGKDYGNDSDKLAAEAYLQWMEQWIDAALPKLKPNGSLYIFLTWRYSPEVFVMLKKRMTMINEIIWDRRVPSMGGSTRRFSSVHDTVGFFAGAKDYYFDLDAIRVPYDAVTKKARSRSIFVGAKWLELGYNPKDVWSVSRLHREHRERADHPTQKPLEIIERMLKASCPPDGVVLDPFMGSGTTAVAAKRCGRHFVGFELNAEYCALIEKRLAALVPLETVDAETAGSAIVESI, translated from the coding sequence ATGAGCGACTGGCGCAATCGCGTTTTTTGCGAAGATGCGCTGGCCGGTCTGGCGCGTATTCCCGATGCCGCCGTCGATTTGATCATTGCCGATCCGCCTTACGGCCTGGGCAAGGATTACGGCAACGATTCCGACAAGCTGGCCGCCGAGGCCTATCTGCAATGGATGGAACAGTGGATAGACGCCGCGCTCCCCAAGCTCAAGCCGAATGGCAGTCTTTATATTTTCCTGACCTGGCGTTATTCGCCGGAAGTATTTGTCATGCTGAAAAAGCGCATGACGATGATCAATGAAATCATCTGGGATAGGCGAGTTCCGTCGATGGGCGGCAGCACGCGCAGGTTTTCATCGGTACATGACACGGTAGGATTTTTTGCCGGGGCGAAGGATTACTACTTCGATCTGGATGCGATACGGGTTCCCTACGATGCAGTAACCAAGAAGGCGCGTTCGCGCTCCATCTTTGTCGGCGCCAAATGGCTGGAGCTGGGTTACAACCCGAAAGACGTATGGAGTGTGTCGCGCCTGCATCGGGAACATCGGGAACGGGCCGATCATCCAACCCAAAAACCGCTGGAAATCATCGAGCGCATGTTGAAAGCATCCTGTCCGCCCGATGGCGTGGTGCTCGATCCCTTCATGGGCAGCGGCACCACTGCAGTTGCGGCCAAACGCTGCGGCCGTCATTTTGTCGGCTTTGAACTGAATGCCGAATACTGCGCATTGATAGAAAAGCGGCTGGCTGCGCTGGTTCCCCTGGAAACTGTGGATGCAGAAACTGCCGGCAGCGCCATAGTCGAAAGCATCTGA
- the hisD gene encoding Histidinol dehydrogenase (HDH) (Evidence 2b : Function of strongly homologous gene; PubMedId : 86310273, 89094829, 90301483, 11842181, 2194167, 3018428, 3062174, 6246067; Product type e : enzyme): protein MSIQIRKFDSTHPDFKQQLADVLAFEASEDEAIDRAVLRILEDVKKRGDVAVLEYTKQFDHVSADSLQALEIKSDDLQAALAQLSPVRRAALQTAADRVRVYHERQKAEIGSHGFSYTETDGTILGQKVTPLDRVGIYVPGGKAAYPSSVLMNAIPAKVAGVQEVIMVVPTPNGVQNELVLAAAAMSGVDRVFTIGGAQAVAALAYGTATIPQVDKIVGPGNAYVAAAKRRVFGTVGIDMIAGPSEILVICDGTTDPDWIAMDLFSQAEHDELAQSILICPDAAYLEAVAASINRQLDAMPRKEVIATSLTNRGAMIKVRDMDEACEIANLIAAEHLEISTENPQQWADKIRHAGAMFLGRFSSESLGDYCAGPNHVLPTSRTARFSSPLGVYDFQKRSSMLQVSEGGAHTLGQVAAELAYGEGLQAHARSAEYRFKK, encoded by the coding sequence ATGTCCATACAGATACGCAAATTTGATTCCACCCATCCCGACTTCAAGCAACAGCTTGCCGACGTACTGGCTTTCGAGGCGAGTGAAGACGAAGCGATTGATCGTGCGGTACTGCGCATCCTCGAAGATGTAAAAAAACGCGGCGATGTGGCAGTGCTGGAATACACAAAGCAGTTTGACCATGTAAGCGCGGACAGCCTGCAAGCACTGGAAATCAAGAGTGACGACCTGCAAGCCGCATTGGCGCAATTGTCACCCGTCCGTCGTGCCGCCTTGCAGACCGCTGCAGATCGCGTGCGCGTTTATCACGAACGTCAAAAAGCGGAAATCGGCTCTCACGGTTTTTCCTATACCGAAACCGATGGCACCATACTCGGCCAAAAAGTCACGCCACTGGATCGCGTGGGCATTTATGTGCCTGGCGGCAAGGCGGCTTACCCATCATCGGTGTTGATGAATGCCATTCCGGCCAAAGTGGCTGGCGTGCAGGAAGTCATCATGGTGGTGCCGACCCCGAATGGCGTGCAGAACGAACTGGTGCTGGCTGCGGCGGCGATGTCCGGTGTGGATCGCGTCTTCACCATAGGTGGCGCGCAGGCGGTTGCCGCGCTAGCTTACGGTACTGCGACGATCCCGCAAGTCGATAAAATCGTCGGCCCCGGCAATGCCTACGTTGCTGCAGCCAAGCGTCGCGTGTTCGGCACAGTCGGTATCGACATGATCGCCGGACCGTCAGAAATTCTGGTGATCTGTGATGGCACGACCGATCCGGACTGGATTGCGATGGACCTGTTTTCGCAAGCGGAGCATGACGAGCTGGCGCAGTCCATTCTGATTTGCCCGGATGCCGCTTACCTGGAAGCAGTCGCCGCCAGCATCAATCGTCAACTGGATGCGATGCCGCGCAAGGAAGTGATCGCCACCTCGCTGACGAATCGTGGTGCGATGATCAAGGTGCGCGACATGGATGAGGCGTGTGAGATCGCCAACCTGATCGCCGCCGAACATCTGGAAATCTCAACCGAAAATCCGCAGCAGTGGGCAGACAAGATCCGCCATGCCGGCGCGATGTTCCTCGGTCGCTTTTCTTCCGAATCGCTGGGCGACTATTGTGCCGGCCCGAATCACGTGCTGCCGACTTCGCGCACCGCACGTTTTTCTTCGCCGCTGGGCGTATACGATTTCCAGAAGCGCTCCAGCATGCTGCAGGTGAGCGAAGGCGGTGCACACACGCTGGGTCAGGTTGCGGCAGAACTCGCCTACGGTGAAGGCTTGCAGGCGCACGCGCGCTCGGCAGAATATCGGTTTAAAAAATGA
- the hisG gene encoding ATP phosphoribosyltransferase (ATP-PRTase) (ATP-PRT) (Evidence 2b : Function of strongly homologous gene; PubMedId : 89094829; Product type e : enzyme), translated as MMQVRMQAEPQQLTLALSKGRIFEETLPLLEAAGIKVTEDPETSRKLILQTSDANVRVIIVRASDVPTYVQYGAADFGVAGKDVLLEHGGEGLYQPIDLHIAKCRMSVAVKDGFDYASAVQQGARLRVVTKYVQTAREHFAAKGVHVDLIKLYGSMELGPLVGLADAIVDLVSTGSTLRANQLVEVEHIMEISSRLVVNKAALKLKRERLQPILEAFEKASKRSS; from the coding sequence ATGATGCAAGTACGCATGCAGGCAGAGCCGCAACAACTGACGCTGGCGCTTTCAAAAGGCCGCATCTTTGAGGAAACCCTGCCTTTGCTGGAAGCCGCAGGCATCAAGGTCACCGAAGATCCGGAAACCTCGCGCAAGCTGATTTTGCAAACCAGTGATGCCAATGTGCGCGTGATCATCGTGCGTGCATCGGACGTGCCGACGTATGTGCAATACGGCGCCGCCGATTTTGGCGTGGCCGGCAAGGATGTGTTGCTGGAGCATGGCGGCGAAGGGCTGTATCAGCCTATCGATTTGCATATTGCCAAATGCCGTATGTCGGTGGCGGTCAAGGATGGTTTCGATTACGCCAGCGCAGTGCAGCAGGGTGCGCGCCTGCGCGTAGTGACCAAATATGTACAGACTGCGCGCGAGCATTTTGCCGCTAAAGGTGTACACGTCGATCTGATCAAATTGTATGGTTCGATGGAGCTGGGGCCGCTGGTTGGCCTGGCTGATGCGATCGTCGATCTGGTCAGTACCGGCAGCACGCTGCGCGCGAATCAGCTGGTCGAAGTCGAACACATCATGGAAATTTCATCGCGCCTGGTTGTTAACAAGGCCGCGCTGAAGCTGAAGCGTGAGCGTTTGCAGCCTATACTTGAAGCATTTGAAAAAGCATCGAAACGTTCGTCTTGA
- the murA gene encoding UDP-N-acetylglucosamine 1-carboxyvinyltransferase (Enoylpyruvate transferase) (UDP-N-acetylglucosamine enolpyruvyl transferase) (EPT) (Evidence 2a : Function of homologous gene experimentally demonstrated in an other organism; PubMedId : 8181716; Product type e : enzyme), with amino-acid sequence MDKLLIQGGHRLSGEIAISGAKNAALPILCAGLLTADALQLSNVPHLQDVATMLKLLRQMGLQIEQDGDQVTLNGSGVDKLEAPYEMVKTMRASILVLGPLLTRFGEARVSLPGGCAIGTRPVDQHIKGLQAMGAEITIEAGYIHAKAKRLKGARIVTDMITVTGTENLLMAAVLADGETILENAAREPEVTDLANLLVAMGAQIAGIGTDRLVIQGVERLHGASHAVIADRIETATFLCAVAAVGGDVTLRKARTDTLDVAFDKLREAGAILTAGDDWIRVQMSSRPKAVSFRTTEYPGFPTDMQAQFMAMNCIAEGSSQVVETIFENRFMHVQEMNRLGAAITIEGHTAIVNGVDKLVGAPVMATDLRASASLVIAALAAEGETLIDRIYHLDRGYDRMEVKLSAVGAHIQRVK; translated from the coding sequence ATGGATAAGCTTTTAATACAGGGCGGTCATCGTCTCTCTGGCGAAATTGCCATCTCTGGCGCCAAGAACGCTGCCTTGCCTATCCTGTGCGCGGGCCTGCTGACGGCAGATGCCCTGCAGTTGAGCAATGTGCCGCATCTGCAGGATGTGGCGACGATGCTGAAGCTGCTGCGTCAAATGGGTTTGCAAATCGAGCAGGATGGCGATCAGGTCACGCTGAACGGCAGCGGCGTCGACAAGCTGGAAGCGCCGTACGAGATGGTCAAAACCATGCGTGCATCCATCCTGGTGCTGGGGCCCTTGCTGACGCGTTTCGGCGAAGCGCGCGTATCGCTGCCCGGTGGCTGCGCGATCGGTACGCGCCCGGTGGATCAGCACATCAAGGGCTTGCAGGCCATGGGTGCCGAGATCACGATCGAAGCCGGCTACATCCATGCGAAGGCGAAGCGCCTGAAGGGGGCGCGCATCGTCACCGACATGATTACCGTCACCGGCACTGAAAACCTGCTGATGGCGGCGGTGCTGGCAGACGGCGAAACGATACTGGAAAATGCCGCACGTGAACCGGAAGTCACCGACCTGGCGAATCTGCTGGTCGCGATGGGGGCGCAGATCGCCGGCATCGGCACCGATCGTCTGGTGATTCAGGGTGTCGAGCGCTTGCACGGCGCCTCGCATGCAGTGATTGCCGATCGTATCGAAACCGCCACCTTCCTGTGTGCGGTGGCGGCGGTAGGCGGTGACGTTACCTTGCGCAAGGCGCGCACCGATACGCTGGACGTGGCATTCGACAAATTGCGCGAAGCCGGCGCCATCCTGACGGCAGGCGATGACTGGATACGCGTGCAGATGTCGTCGCGGCCCAAGGCGGTCAGTTTTCGCACTACCGAATATCCGGGTTTCCCGACCGACATGCAGGCGCAATTCATGGCGATGAATTGCATCGCCGAAGGCAGCAGCCAGGTAGTCGAAACCATATTTGAAAATCGTTTCATGCATGTGCAGGAAATGAATCGCCTGGGTGCGGCTATCACGATTGAAGGGCATACCGCGATCGTCAACGGCGTGGACAAACTGGTAGGTGCGCCGGTGATGGCGACCGATTTGCGCGCCTCGGCATCGCTGGTGATTGCCGCACTGGCAGCTGAAGGTGAAACATTGATCGATCGCATTTATCATCTGGATCGCGGTTACGACCGCATGGAAGTCAAACTGTCCGCCGTCGGCGCCCACATTCAGCGAGTGAAATAA
- a CDS encoding Putative stress-induced morphogen BolA protein (Evidence 3 : Function proposed based on presence of conserved amino acid motif, structural feature or limited homology; Product type pr : putative regulator) produces MPTPELVKSYIAAGMNCTHLEVSGDGAHFEAVIVSDAFAGKRLIQRHQLVYAALGDRMREEIHALSMKTLTPEEFQK; encoded by the coding sequence TTGCCCACACCAGAATTAGTTAAAAGTTATATCGCTGCAGGAATGAATTGCACGCACCTCGAAGTCAGCGGCGACGGCGCACATTTTGAAGCCGTCATCGTGTCGGATGCATTTGCCGGCAAGCGTTTGATCCAGCGTCACCAATTGGTGTACGCAGCTCTGGGTGATCGCATGCGCGAAGAAATTCATGCGCTGTCGATGAAGACGCTGACGCCGGAAGAATTCCAGAAATAA
- a CDS encoding ABC transporter, permease component (Evidence 2b : Function of strongly homologous gene; Product type t : transporter), giving the protein MSGFQTLLYKEVLRFWKVATQTVAAPILTAVLYLLIFGHVLKNHVQVYPGVNYTTFLVPGLVMMSVLQNAFANASSSLIQSKITGNLVFVLLTPLSHWEFFGAYVLAAMVRGLAVGCGVFLVTAWFADMSFVAPWWIAIFVILGAALLGTLGLIAGMWAEKFDQLAAFQNFVIVPATFLSGVFYSIHSLPPVWQTVSHFNPFFYMIDGFRYGFFGQSDVNPLTSCLAVAGFLLLLSGFAVYLLKSGYKLRH; this is encoded by the coding sequence ATGAGCGGCTTCCAGACTTTGCTCTACAAGGAAGTACTGCGTTTCTGGAAAGTGGCAACGCAAACCGTGGCAGCGCCTATCCTGACCGCGGTGTTGTATCTGCTGATCTTCGGCCATGTGTTGAAAAATCATGTGCAGGTTTATCCCGGCGTGAATTACACAACCTTTCTGGTGCCTGGCCTCGTAATGATGAGTGTGCTGCAGAATGCATTTGCGAATGCGTCGTCGTCGCTGATTCAATCGAAGATCACCGGTAATCTGGTGTTCGTGCTGCTGACGCCGCTGTCGCATTGGGAGTTTTTTGGCGCCTATGTGCTGGCTGCCATGGTGCGCGGGTTGGCAGTCGGCTGCGGCGTATTTTTGGTGACAGCCTGGTTTGCCGACATGTCCTTTGTTGCGCCGTGGTGGATAGCGATATTTGTGATTCTTGGTGCTGCCCTGCTCGGTACGCTGGGTTTGATTGCCGGCATGTGGGCGGAAAAATTCGATCAGTTGGCGGCCTTCCAGAATTTCGTTATTGTGCCGGCGACTTTCCTGTCCGGCGTATTTTATTCGATACATTCGCTGCCGCCGGTGTGGCAAACAGTATCGCATTTCAATCCGTTCTTTTACATGATTGATGGTTTCCGTTATGGATTTTTCGGTCAGTCGGATGTCAATCCGCTGACTAGTTGTCTTGCTGTTGCCGGCTTTCTGCTTTTGCTTTCCGGCTTTGCCGTGTATTTGCTGAAAAGCGGCTACAAGTTGCGCCATTGA
- a CDS encoding ABCtransporter, ATPase component, putative sulfate-transporting (Evidence 2b : Function of strongly homologous gene; Product type t : transporter) yields the protein MAAIQINQVEKSYRALKALNGVSLAIEEGEFFGLLGPNGAGKTTLISILAGLNRADAGSIKVHGYDVVTDYRQTRKLLGVVPQELVFDPFFTVRETLRMQSGYYGLKNNDAWIDEVMHHLDLTGKADANMRALSGGMKRRVLVAQALVHKPPVIVLDEPTAGVDVELRQTLWKFISRLNREGHTVVLTTHYLEEAQALCNRVAMLKAGQVVALDATSTLIKRIAGSQMVLRIASGTFPDELKNLLLHPEEPAFGNQYTLRVNEYSDVEPILAKLRLSGVVIEDMQLQQADLEDVFIQIMEGEK from the coding sequence ATGGCTGCAATTCAAATTAATCAGGTCGAAAAAAGCTATCGCGCGCTGAAAGCGCTGAATGGCGTTTCGCTTGCCATAGAAGAAGGCGAGTTTTTCGGCCTGCTCGGGCCTAACGGCGCCGGCAAAACGACATTGATTTCAATTCTTGCCGGCTTGAACAGGGCCGATGCGGGCAGCATCAAGGTGCACGGTTACGATGTCGTGACCGATTATCGGCAAACGCGCAAATTGCTGGGTGTGGTGCCGCAGGAGCTGGTGTTCGATCCTTTTTTCACCGTACGTGAAACCCTGCGCATGCAGTCCGGTTACTACGGCCTGAAAAACAACGATGCGTGGATAGATGAGGTCATGCATCACCTTGATCTGACCGGCAAGGCCGATGCCAATATGCGTGCGCTGTCGGGTGGCATGAAGCGTCGCGTATTGGTAGCGCAGGCGCTGGTGCACAAGCCGCCGGTGATCGTGCTGGATGAACCGACTGCGGGCGTCGATGTGGAGTTGCGTCAAACCTTGTGGAAATTCATTTCGCGCCTCAATCGCGAAGGCCATACAGTCGTCTTGACGACGCATTATCTGGAAGAAGCGCAGGCGCTGTGCAATCGTGTCGCGATGCTGAAGGCGGGGCAGGTGGTGGCGCTGGATGCGACCTCGACCCTGATCAAACGCATTGCGGGATCGCAAATGGTGTTGCGGATTGCCTCCGGCACCTTTCCCGATGAGTTGAAAAATCTGCTGTTGCATCCGGAAGAACCGGCATTCGGTAATCAATATACCTTGCGCGTGAATGAATACAGTGATGTGGAACCCATACTCGCCAAATTGCGCTTGTCCGGCGTGGTGATCGAAGACATGCAATTGCAGCAGGCAGATCTGGAAGATGTCTTTATCCAGATCATGGAAGGTGAGAAATGA